A portion of the Nomia melanderi isolate GNS246 chromosome 2, iyNomMela1, whole genome shotgun sequence genome contains these proteins:
- the LOC116426911 gene encoding homeobox protein E60 codes for MINRKLLVSTESPRTRRVKRSDSRGNSGTPEEKRPRTAFSGEQLARLKREFAENRYLTERRRQQLSRDLGLNEAQIKIWFQNKRAKIKKASGQKNPLALQLMAQGLYNHSTVPLTKEEEEQAAELQAK; via the exons atgattaatagaaaattattggtATCAACCGAGA GTCCACGGACGAGACGGGTGAAGAGGTCCGACAGCCGCGGAAACAGTGGCACCCCCGAGGAGAAGCGGCCCAGGACAGCGTTCAGCGGGGAGCAGCTGGCGAGGCTGAAGAGGGAGTTCGCGGAGAACCGATACCTCACGGAGAGACGGAGGCAGCAGCTCTCTAGGGACCTGGGCCTGAACGAGGCGCAGATCAAGATCTGGTTTCAGAACAAGAGGGCGAAAATCAAGAAAGCCAGCGGCCAGAAGAACCCGCTCGCCCTTCAGCTAATGGCGCAGGGCCTGTACAACCATTCTACGGTGCCCCTGACCAAGGAGGAAGAAGAACAGGCCGCGGAACTCCAAGCGAAATGA